One Vibrio campbellii CAIM 519 = NBRC 15631 = ATCC 25920 genomic window carries:
- a CDS encoding tripartite tricarboxylate transporter TctB family protein → MSHSTNIFTKENLLCRDRVGAMIFLLFCLCYGYQTTQIPLFPGDEYEPFTARTLPTILTYVGIGLALMLLVTGQPDKQSGAVMSFNWKLLIAFLVLMALYGLGLTYIGFVLATGFFLIAGFYLLGERRKSVLFGASFPFVIAFYLLLTQGLDIYLEPGLIFTIW, encoded by the coding sequence ATGTCTCATTCAACCAATATTTTTACCAAAGAGAATTTACTGTGCCGCGATCGTGTCGGCGCGATGATCTTTTTGTTGTTTTGCCTATGCTATGGCTACCAAACTACGCAAATCCCTCTCTTTCCGGGGGATGAATACGAACCCTTCACGGCTCGCACCTTACCGACCATTCTGACCTACGTCGGGATTGGTTTAGCGCTTATGCTATTGGTCACTGGTCAGCCCGATAAACAAAGCGGCGCTGTAATGTCATTCAACTGGAAATTGCTTATCGCCTTTTTAGTTTTGATGGCGCTTTATGGTCTGGGTTTGACTTACATCGGCTTTGTATTAGCGACAGGATTCTTCCTGATTGCGGGCTTTTACCTTCTTGGCGAACGACGTAAGTCGGTGTTGTTTGGAGCCTCATTCCCGTTCGTTATCGCGTTTTACTTGTTGCTCACTCAAGGTCTGGATATCTACCTTGAGCCTGGTCTGATTTTCACCATCTGGTAG
- a CDS encoding sulfite exporter TauE/SafE family protein — MLLEFALLFAAGVVGGIMNSVAGGGSFITFPALMAVGVPPIMANATNTYASCAGYISGAIGFREEIMKNKQELAFTISFSLIGGAVGAYLLLNTPESVFLEAIPWLLLFATLLFLTGSRMTALIKSLTKETKHAGILGVIALSLLLVGVSAYGGFFNAGLGVIVLSYLVVAGHQDINLMNGLKLLVSTCVSLIAIVIFVANGSIDWTKGSVVMVGTLVGGYLAARVSRQLNPSHVKGFVALSSIAITIYFFIDVYA, encoded by the coding sequence ATGCTGCTGGAATTTGCTCTCTTGTTTGCTGCAGGCGTCGTGGGTGGAATCATGAACTCCGTCGCCGGTGGTGGTAGCTTCATAACCTTCCCTGCCTTGATGGCGGTTGGCGTGCCTCCCATCATGGCGAACGCGACGAATACTTATGCTTCTTGCGCAGGTTACATCAGTGGTGCAATCGGCTTTCGCGAAGAAATCATGAAGAACAAGCAAGAACTGGCTTTCACAATCTCTTTCAGTTTGATTGGTGGCGCTGTCGGTGCTTACCTTCTGCTGAATACGCCAGAATCTGTTTTTCTTGAAGCGATTCCATGGCTACTGTTATTCGCAACCTTACTCTTTTTAACCGGCTCACGCATGACTGCGTTGATTAAGTCTCTGACCAAAGAGACCAAACACGCTGGCATTTTAGGCGTAATTGCTTTGAGCCTGCTTTTGGTTGGCGTCTCTGCTTACGGTGGTTTCTTTAACGCGGGACTAGGCGTGATCGTGTTGAGTTATTTAGTGGTTGCAGGACACCAAGACATCAACTTAATGAACGGGCTTAAGCTGCTGGTTTCGACCTGTGTTTCCCTGATTGCCATCGTGATTTTTGTTGCTAACGGTTCAATCGATTGGACCAAAGGCAGCGTTGTTATGGTTGGTACTTTAGTCGGCGGCTACTTGGCAGCGCGTGTATCTCGCCAATTGAATCCCAGCCACGTAAAAGGCTTTGTCGCCCTCTCCTCTATCGCGATTACCATTTACTTCTTTATTGATGTTTACGCTTAA
- a CDS encoding type II secretion system protein has product MKQKGFSLTELVVAIVVLAIIGLFAAPKIMHMQREARINTLEAFVGAFHATNEVVMTKAKIQGVANAPLAKLSDHDIYVRMGSLALDDFNVANAMEIDGFNLVNTGSNQTPSLIVYLGKEKSLLKIRDSECFISISRPFTA; this is encoded by the coding sequence ATGAAACAAAAAGGATTCTCCCTGACAGAGTTAGTCGTCGCTATTGTTGTGTTGGCAATCATCGGATTATTTGCTGCACCTAAAATCATGCACATGCAACGTGAGGCTCGTATCAATACATTGGAAGCTTTCGTGGGCGCATTTCATGCAACTAACGAAGTTGTGATGACCAAGGCTAAGATTCAGGGAGTTGCTAATGCGCCTTTGGCTAAATTGTCAGATCACGACATTTACGTTCGAATGGGATCATTAGCTTTAGATGACTTCAATGTCGCTAATGCGATGGAGATCGACGGGTTTAATCTTGTCAATACTGGTTCAAATCAGACACCTTCGCTCATCGTTTATCTAGGGAAGGAAAAGTCTCTTCTAAAGATAAGGGATTCTGAGTGCTTCATCAGTATTAGTCGCCCTTTCACGGCTTAA
- a CDS encoding TAXI family TRAP transporter solute-binding subunit, translating to MLKLKQIAVAASLAALSTSFSVSAKDTFVTIGTGGVTGVYYPTGGAICRLVNKSRADHNIRCSVESTGGSIYNINTIRAGELDLGIAQSDWQYHAYNGTSKFEDKGPFKELRAVFSVHPEPFTVVARKDANIKSFDDLKGKRVNIGNPGSGQRGTMEVLMKEYGWTNDDFKLVSELKASEQSKALCDNKIDAMIYTVGHPSGAIKEATTSCDSNIVTVAGKQVDKLVADNSFYRIANVPGGMYRGSENDVQTFGVGATFVSSTAVPDEVVYNVVKAVFENFDDFRRLHPAFANLKKEEMVKDGLSAPLHPGAEKYYKEVGLIK from the coding sequence ATGTTAAAGCTCAAGCAAATTGCTGTCGCGGCTTCTCTGGCTGCACTAAGTACAAGTTTTTCAGTTTCTGCTAAAGATACGTTCGTGACCATTGGTACGGGCGGTGTAACTGGTGTGTATTACCCAACGGGTGGTGCAATTTGTCGTTTGGTAAATAAGTCTCGTGCTGACCATAACATTCGTTGTTCGGTAGAAAGTACTGGTGGTTCTATCTACAACATCAATACTATTCGCGCAGGTGAGCTAGACCTTGGTATCGCTCAGTCAGACTGGCAGTACCATGCTTACAACGGTACGAGTAAGTTCGAAGATAAAGGACCATTCAAAGAGCTTCGTGCTGTGTTCTCCGTTCACCCAGAACCGTTCACCGTTGTGGCTCGTAAAGATGCAAACATTAAATCGTTTGATGATTTGAAAGGTAAACGCGTTAACATCGGTAACCCTGGCTCTGGCCAACGCGGTACGATGGAAGTACTAATGAAAGAGTACGGCTGGACGAATGATGACTTCAAATTGGTGTCTGAGCTGAAAGCATCCGAACAGTCTAAAGCGTTATGTGATAACAAGATAGATGCGATGATCTACACAGTGGGTCACCCAAGTGGTGCGATTAAAGAAGCAACCACATCGTGTGACAGCAACATCGTGACTGTTGCAGGTAAGCAAGTAGATAAACTTGTTGCAGACAATAGCTTCTACCGCATTGCAAATGTACCGGGTGGTATGTACCGCGGTTCTGAAAACGATGTACAAACCTTTGGTGTGGGTGCAACGTTTGTTTCTTCAACGGCAGTGCCTGATGAAGTGGTTTACAACGTCGTGAAAGCGGTATTCGAAAACTTTGACGACTTCCGCCGTCTACACCCAGCATTTGCAAACTTGAAGAAAGAAGAAATGGTGAAAGATGGTCTATCTGCGCCGCTTCACCCAGGTGCTGAGAAGTACTACAAAGAAGTGGGCTTGATTAAGTAA
- a CDS encoding methyl-accepting chemotaxis protein yields the protein MAHLSFKNKLVLLIVAIITTTTLISYFSVNHFISSYIHQSDTKNITHLIDITRNKLEAELNNKAAQATNLNFSMMDIAETKETSGFTKIVKIVNGYAFDDTGNMSEDGAQYFIEAAETQNEKLTISPISLEDNIPYITFSIKRFDESVDFFTYDLSALGVLINSLAAEGSYAELRADGQTIYSNNQGSNLIPVERNIAFGGNQWQLIGYIDQDSIQANTDTLNWMITLALSIAGIAIVLGSVVLLHYTFKPLERLKHLVGDLSDGNGDLTQRLNIDTKDEIGAISNSIDQFIAQLQKMFVEVSHSSSHIDHAVGELANQSNNNSRTLKQHTIETEQAITAIEEMSATAESIASGADDAAKLTDRTNRYAEESKRTVGNAVQSVSDMVTQVASMSNTISTMNEDTKQISSVLQVIGDIAEQTNLLALNAAIEAARAGEQGRGFAVVADEVRALAARTQQSTSQINEMLAKLKATTDNVVNEMDSTRSSCQQTADRTNQVMNSLNVVTDSVVEINDLNTLMATSAQEQRQVTQEVSRNMSAIQEIIRKLNDNASQTTSVSDELKATSTGLGDVVSRFKVQ from the coding sequence ATGGCTCACCTTTCGTTTAAGAATAAACTGGTGTTGCTGATCGTCGCGATCATCACCACAACCACCCTTATTTCTTACTTTAGCGTTAACCACTTCATTAGCTCTTATATTCACCAATCAGACACAAAGAACATCACTCACCTCATCGACATTACTCGTAACAAACTCGAAGCCGAACTCAACAACAAAGCCGCTCAAGCCACCAATCTCAACTTCAGCATGATGGACATTGCCGAAACTAAAGAGACATCTGGTTTCACTAAGATCGTAAAAATTGTTAATGGCTATGCGTTTGATGATACCGGCAACATGAGTGAGGATGGCGCACAGTACTTTATTGAAGCAGCAGAGACTCAAAATGAGAAGCTAACAATCAGCCCAATCTCACTAGAAGATAACATCCCTTACATTACCTTTTCGATTAAGCGTTTTGATGAGTCTGTTGACTTCTTTACTTACGATTTAAGCGCATTAGGTGTGCTAATTAACTCACTGGCAGCGGAAGGCAGTTATGCAGAACTAAGGGCAGATGGTCAAACCATTTACAGCAATAACCAAGGCTCAAACCTCATCCCTGTGGAGCGGAACATAGCGTTTGGTGGAAATCAATGGCAATTAATTGGTTACATTGACCAAGACAGTATCCAAGCAAACACTGATACGTTGAACTGGATGATTACTCTGGCGCTATCTATTGCAGGCATCGCGATTGTCTTGGGTAGCGTGGTTCTGCTGCACTACACCTTCAAACCACTTGAGCGTTTGAAGCATCTTGTAGGTGATCTATCTGATGGTAACGGCGATTTAACTCAACGTTTGAACATCGATACCAAAGATGAAATCGGTGCAATTTCCAATTCTATCGACCAGTTCATTGCTCAATTGCAAAAAATGTTTGTCGAGGTATCTCATTCTTCAAGCCACATCGACCATGCCGTTGGCGAACTCGCAAACCAATCAAATAACAACAGTCGTACCCTAAAACAGCATACCATTGAAACCGAACAAGCGATCACGGCAATTGAAGAAATGAGTGCGACAGCAGAATCTATTGCAAGCGGTGCCGATGATGCTGCCAAGCTGACCGATCGCACCAACCGTTATGCGGAAGAATCAAAGCGCACCGTGGGTAACGCTGTTCAGAGTGTTAGTGACATGGTCACGCAGGTTGCTTCCATGTCCAATACGATCAGCACAATGAACGAAGACACCAAACAAATTAGCTCAGTGCTACAAGTCATTGGAGATATTGCTGAGCAAACCAACCTATTGGCATTGAATGCGGCGATTGAAGCAGCACGTGCAGGTGAACAAGGACGAGGTTTTGCAGTCGTAGCGGATGAAGTGCGTGCCCTCGCCGCTCGTACACAGCAAAGCACCTCTCAAATCAATGAGATGTTAGCGAAATTGAAGGCGACGACTGATAATGTGGTCAACGAAATGGACTCAACGCGTTCAAGTTGTCAACAAACCGCAGATCGAACGAATCAAGTAATGAACTCTTTAAACGTAGTGACAGATTCTGTGGTAGAGATTAACGACTTGAACACTTTGATGGCGACATCTGCTCAAGAGCAGCGTCAAGTGACTCAAGAAGTCAGCCGTAACATGAGCGCGATTCAAGAGATCATTCGTAAGCTCAACGATAACGCCTCGCAAACAACATCAGTCAGCGACGAACTAAAAGCAACCTCTACTGGTCTGGGGGATGTAGTTTCGCGGTTTAAAGTGCAATAG
- a CDS encoding tripartite tricarboxylate transporter permease — protein MLDGILQGLSTAVMPMNIMMVIVGCFVGTFIGMLPGLGPISAIALMIPTTYGLDPSSGLILMAGVYYGAVFGGSTSSILINAPGCSSTVVTAFDGYPMAQKGQAGKALALAAYSSFTGGTLSAIMLLVAAPALANVSLSFQSSDYFALMLLGLSAVAAFAGKGQVIKAWMMTILGLMLSTVGIDKGVGVERFTFGLTDLMDGFSFLLLAMATFALGETLMGILKPSEDTRDEEQDKLSNIGSMKVTREEIKEVAPVSIRSSILGFFTGVLPGAGATIAAFLSYGMERNLAPKDKKEQFGKGCIRGLVAPESANNAASSGSFVPLLTLGIPGSGTTAIMLGALIAYGIQPGPRLFVEHPDVFWSVIISMYFGNIVLVILNLPLIPYISKLLAVPRTVLLPMILFFSITGVYLVSFNTMDVFVMLLVAMAAIALRLANFPLAPLLLGFILGGLMEENLRRALMISDGELSFLWERPITLTFTVLAVLVLGIPLFVKLFQKLKAQPVKVEQ, from the coding sequence ATGTTAGATGGAATTCTGCAAGGTTTATCCACCGCCGTGATGCCAATGAACATCATGATGGTGATTGTTGGCTGTTTTGTTGGTACGTTTATCGGCATGCTACCGGGGCTTGGCCCTATTTCTGCCATCGCTCTGATGATCCCTACAACCTATGGTTTGGATCCGTCGTCGGGTCTGATTCTGATGGCAGGTGTTTACTATGGTGCGGTATTTGGTGGTTCAACCTCTTCTATTCTTATCAACGCGCCGGGTTGTTCTTCAACCGTAGTCACTGCGTTTGATGGCTACCCAATGGCACAGAAAGGCCAAGCAGGTAAAGCACTAGCACTGGCGGCTTACTCTTCTTTCACTGGTGGTACGCTTTCAGCAATCATGCTGCTTGTAGCGGCGCCAGCACTGGCTAACGTCTCGTTAAGCTTCCAATCTTCTGACTACTTTGCGCTAATGCTTCTTGGCTTATCCGCAGTAGCTGCGTTCGCTGGCAAAGGACAAGTGATCAAAGCATGGATGATGACCATTCTGGGCTTGATGTTATCTACCGTCGGTATTGATAAAGGCGTCGGTGTTGAACGCTTCACCTTTGGCCTTACTGATTTGATGGATGGTTTCAGCTTCCTATTGTTGGCGATGGCGACCTTTGCGCTTGGTGAAACGTTGATGGGCATTTTGAAGCCTTCTGAGGATACGCGTGATGAAGAACAAGATAAGCTGAGCAACATTGGCTCGATGAAAGTCACCAGGGAAGAAATCAAAGAAGTAGCACCGGTTTCTATTCGCTCTTCAATCCTTGGCTTCTTTACTGGTGTGCTTCCGGGCGCAGGTGCAACCATCGCCGCCTTCTTAAGTTACGGCATGGAACGTAACCTAGCTCCAAAGGATAAAAAAGAACAGTTTGGTAAAGGCTGCATCCGAGGTTTGGTGGCTCCGGAGTCAGCGAACAACGCGGCATCAAGTGGTTCTTTCGTTCCTCTTTTAACCCTTGGTATTCCAGGCTCTGGTACAACCGCAATCATGCTAGGTGCGTTAATCGCATACGGTATTCAACCGGGCCCTCGCCTGTTTGTGGAACACCCAGATGTGTTCTGGTCGGTGATTATCTCCATGTACTTCGGCAATATTGTGTTGGTGATTCTTAACCTGCCGTTGATCCCATACATCTCAAAGCTACTGGCCGTGCCAAGAACCGTGTTGTTGCCAATGATTCTGTTCTTCTCCATTACGGGTGTGTATCTGGTTTCTTTCAACACCATGGACGTGTTTGTGATGTTACTTGTGGCAATGGCTGCCATCGCACTACGGCTGGCAAACTTCCCTCTCGCACCGCTGTTACTTGGCTTTATCCTTGGTGGATTAATGGAAGAGAACCTACGCCGAGCATTGATGATTTCCGACGGAGAACTGAGCTTCCTGTGGGAACGCCCAATCACACTGACATTCACAGTGCTTGCAGTATTGGTACTTGGCATTCCACTGTTTGTAAAACTCTTTCAAAAGCTTAAAGCGCAACCAGTGAAAGTTGAGCAATAA
- a CDS encoding tripartite tricarboxylate transporter substrate binding protein, with protein sequence MLKVLKPTLAASIIAASFSFHAFAADVEKLHFLIPGGAGGGWDMTARGTGDVLVKSDIVENVSFQNLSGGGGGKAIAHLIETAERQPDTLMVNSTPIVVRSLTGIFPQSFRDLTPVAATIADYGAIVTSADSKYNTWEDVVKDFESNPRKVKIAGGSARGSMDHLVVAAAFKGEGFDARKVRYIAYDAGGKAMAALLSGETQLLSTGLGEVLEMSKSGQVKVLAITAPKRLDAAPNIPTLKEYGNETVFANWRGFFAAPGTSQAKLDEWNAALTKMYKTDEWQVVRDRNGWIDNYKADKEFFAFLEEQEQQMGDLMRELGFLKK encoded by the coding sequence ATGTTAAAGGTACTCAAACCAACGCTCGCCGCATCCATCATTGCAGCCTCATTTTCTTTCCACGCTTTTGCTGCTGATGTTGAAAAACTCCACTTCCTAATCCCAGGTGGTGCTGGTGGCGGTTGGGATATGACGGCTCGTGGTACAGGTGATGTGCTGGTTAAATCCGACATCGTTGAAAATGTCTCTTTCCAAAACCTCTCTGGTGGCGGTGGTGGTAAAGCCATTGCGCACCTCATCGAAACCGCTGAACGCCAACCTGACACGTTGATGGTCAACTCCACCCCAATCGTTGTTCGTTCACTGACGGGTATCTTCCCGCAATCTTTCCGAGATCTCACGCCTGTAGCCGCAACGATTGCTGATTACGGCGCTATCGTGACCTCCGCGGATTCGAAGTACAACACATGGGAAGATGTGGTCAAAGATTTCGAATCTAACCCACGTAAAGTCAAAATCGCAGGCGGTTCTGCTCGTGGCTCGATGGATCACCTTGTCGTAGCAGCTGCATTTAAAGGCGAAGGTTTTGACGCACGTAAAGTTCGCTACATCGCGTACGATGCCGGCGGTAAAGCAATGGCAGCACTTCTATCTGGCGAAACACAATTGCTTTCAACCGGTCTTGGCGAAGTGCTAGAGATGTCGAAATCTGGTCAGGTAAAAGTACTGGCGATTACGGCACCAAAACGTCTGGACGCTGCGCCAAACATCCCTACCCTCAAAGAATATGGCAATGAGACTGTGTTCGCGAACTGGCGTGGTTTCTTTGCCGCTCCTGGCACAAGCCAAGCCAAGCTCGACGAATGGAACGCAGCTCTGACCAAAATGTACAAAACGGACGAATGGCAAGTTGTTCGTGACCGAAATGGTTGGATTGACAACTACAAAGCGGATAAAGAGTTCTTCGCGTTCCTAGAAGAGCAAGAGCAGCAAATGGGCGATCTAATGCGCGAATTAGGTTTCCTTAAGAAGTAA
- a CDS encoding HD domain-containing phosphohydrolase, with translation MELPSSLPRKFSIKFTIGCLFLITTTITSIFAIGLQYYFGKQISQDYVLSKLSVASNQVSDYVQRVEKSAMSSVQLLRSVAVSTDHIFAEQEIRDIFIQVLTDNPIFYSIYFGRDNDDFYQIINLASSPVVRERIGATSSDRWVVIKISGRPGERLRQNYYYNSEFKLNKLTSERSNYYPTRRPWFAKAPSDSVFKTEPYLFQHLKITGQTYSIRSVRGVIGVDIVLSSLEDKIAPQEIGLPLSSGAESFIFNERGVVIASNKLSQDAIEIPPPKSLILSEKQISLIESTHSLMVSNQKDWGPYDFSVSGQPMGYAVDVLNLVAQQTGIKLEFINGFDSKMLSEKYRKGNLDILHSVIGEPQGFGEKSLPIFKSSVAIAGRDERLNSKTLKEVDEKHVGVVAGFGMKQWLKDNYPKLNILEYSSFDNARAAFDSGEVHYLADSEVALSGMVSLGQDTPFNVFVLNDHAPVPFHVFMKSSDSELLGIINQAISTITPEQREALYRKWLDTKWQQHGVLPYSKVYELAKVQDKQNDMVKIDIGDQTKYLYIAQLEPGSKSSDYFAVIIPEDIISGVVIERILTSIIATAFAMLMLCPLAWNFGSPIVKRIKELKRETAKIKARKFDDLKIVSTRISELSELSQSISDMGQAIGQHEKQQEDFVEAIVRLIAQAIDDKSPYTAGHCNRVPEIAMMLAEAADKSQKIPFKNFSFNTEDEKREFRIAAWLHDCGKITTPEHVVDKGTKLEANYNRIHEIRTRFEVLWRDLEIEYYKTILEGKETAEKALSLLNDRKLKLTQDFEFVANSNIGAEFMSSEHIDRIREIADQTWVRNFDASLGLSPFEQSKRSDDNLDLPALEYLLADKPEHITHRTRPVEFEPKLGIKMAVPEYEGNHGEIYNLSISKGTLTTEERYKINEHMISGIKMLEALPFPPELSRVPRYASTHHETLKGTGYPRKLKAQDLLIPDRILAIADIFEALTAADRPYKKAKPVSVALDIMYKMALDEHIDFDLFILFLESEVYLEYAHIFLPESQLDPVNIQKYFRTTEIA, from the coding sequence ATGGAATTGCCATCAAGTTTGCCGCGTAAGTTTTCAATAAAATTTACTATTGGTTGTTTGTTTCTTATTACAACTACGATTACCTCCATTTTTGCAATCGGTCTACAGTACTACTTTGGAAAACAAATTTCACAAGATTATGTCCTTTCAAAACTTTCTGTTGCATCAAATCAAGTGAGTGATTATGTACAACGAGTTGAAAAAAGTGCCATGAGCAGTGTCCAGTTACTTCGGAGTGTTGCTGTATCGACAGATCATATTTTTGCAGAGCAAGAAATTAGAGATATTTTTATTCAAGTTCTAACTGATAATCCTATTTTTTATAGCATTTACTTTGGACGGGATAACGATGATTTTTATCAGATAATTAACTTAGCATCCTCTCCCGTCGTTCGAGAGAGAATCGGAGCTACTTCATCAGATCGATGGGTGGTAATAAAAATCTCTGGGAGACCGGGAGAAAGGCTCAGACAAAACTATTACTACAACTCAGAGTTTAAGCTCAACAAACTAACTAGTGAACGCAGTAACTATTATCCAACTCGTCGACCGTGGTTTGCTAAGGCGCCATCAGACTCAGTATTTAAGACAGAACCTTATCTTTTCCAACATTTAAAAATTACCGGCCAAACTTACTCTATACGGAGCGTTAGAGGTGTAATTGGGGTCGATATCGTCTTATCCTCCCTCGAAGATAAGATAGCACCGCAAGAGATTGGCTTACCACTAAGTAGCGGAGCAGAGTCATTTATCTTTAACGAGCGTGGTGTAGTGATAGCTTCAAATAAACTATCTCAGGATGCGATCGAAATCCCCCCACCTAAGTCCTTAATACTCTCAGAGAAACAAATATCGTTGATTGAGTCGACACACTCATTGATGGTTTCAAACCAGAAAGACTGGGGACCTTATGATTTCTCTGTGTCCGGTCAGCCAATGGGCTACGCTGTTGATGTTCTTAATCTCGTTGCACAACAGACGGGCATAAAGCTTGAATTCATTAATGGATTTGACTCTAAAATGCTTTCTGAGAAGTATCGTAAAGGCAACTTGGATATTCTTCACTCAGTTATTGGTGAGCCGCAGGGTTTTGGGGAAAAGAGCTTGCCTATTTTTAAGAGCTCCGTTGCTATTGCTGGAAGAGATGAGCGTCTGAATTCAAAAACTTTAAAAGAAGTTGATGAGAAGCATGTCGGAGTCGTCGCTGGTTTTGGAATGAAGCAGTGGCTCAAAGACAACTACCCAAAACTCAATATCTTGGAGTATTCTAGTTTCGATAATGCAAGAGCAGCATTTGATAGTGGTGAGGTGCATTATCTTGCTGATTCCGAGGTAGCGTTATCAGGAATGGTTAGTTTAGGTCAAGACACGCCGTTCAATGTTTTTGTGTTGAACGACCATGCGCCAGTACCGTTTCATGTATTCATGAAATCAAGTGATAGTGAATTGCTTGGCATTATCAATCAGGCAATCAGCACAATTACTCCAGAGCAAAGAGAGGCTCTATACAGAAAATGGCTTGATACTAAATGGCAACAGCACGGGGTTTTACCATACAGTAAGGTGTATGAGCTTGCTAAGGTCCAAGATAAACAGAATGATATGGTCAAGATAGATATAGGTGATCAAACAAAGTATCTATATATCGCACAACTAGAACCTGGCTCCAAATCGAGCGACTACTTCGCTGTAATTATTCCTGAAGACATTATTTCAGGTGTGGTTATCGAACGCATACTTACATCCATAATAGCGACAGCTTTTGCCATGCTTATGCTGTGCCCGCTCGCTTGGAATTTTGGAAGCCCAATTGTCAAAAGGATTAAAGAGCTGAAAAGGGAAACAGCGAAAATCAAAGCCCGTAAATTTGACGATCTTAAAATTGTTTCAACCCGCATATCAGAATTGTCAGAATTGTCACAATCTATATCCGATATGGGTCAGGCAATAGGGCAGCATGAGAAGCAACAAGAAGATTTTGTGGAGGCGATTGTGCGCCTTATTGCTCAGGCGATTGATGATAAGTCCCCCTACACAGCAGGTCATTGCAATCGTGTCCCGGAAATTGCAATGATGCTCGCTGAAGCTGCGGATAAAAGTCAAAAGATACCCTTTAAAAATTTCTCGTTTAATACGGAAGATGAAAAACGTGAGTTCAGAATCGCCGCTTGGTTACACGACTGCGGCAAGATTACGACCCCAGAGCACGTTGTAGATAAAGGGACAAAGCTTGAAGCAAACTACAATCGAATCCATGAAATAAGGACACGATTTGAAGTCCTTTGGAGAGATTTGGAGATTGAATATTACAAGACGATCCTTGAAGGTAAAGAAACGGCAGAAAAGGCGCTCAGTTTATTGAATGACAGAAAGCTCAAACTCACTCAGGATTTTGAATTTGTGGCTAATTCAAATATCGGTGCCGAGTTCATGAGTAGTGAGCACATAGATCGTATAAGAGAAATAGCAGATCAAACATGGGTACGGAATTTTGATGCTAGCCTTGGTCTTTCTCCTTTCGAACAGTCGAAAAGGTCAGACGATAATTTAGATTTACCTGCTCTAGAATATTTGCTGGCAGACAAACCGGAACATATTACCCATCGCACTCGTCCCGTAGAATTCGAACCTAAACTAGGTATTAAGATGGCAGTGCCAGAATATGAGGGGAATCATGGGGAGATTTATAATTTATCAATATCTAAGGGGACATTGACGACAGAAGAACGGTATAAGATCAATGAACATATGATAAGTGGCATTAAAATGCTCGAAGCTTTACCGTTCCCACCAGAGCTGAGTCGAGTCCCTCGTTACGCGTCAACTCATCATGAAACATTGAAAGGTACCGGTTATCCAAGAAAATTAAAAGCGCAGGACCTATTAATACCAGACAGAATACTTGCCATAGCCGATATATTTGAAGCGTTGACAGCTGCCGATAGACCATACAAAAAAGCCAAGCCTGTTAGTGTCGCGCTAGATATCATGTATAAGATGGCGTTGGACGAACATATCGATTTTGATCTTTTTATACTCTTCCTAGAAAGTGAGGTTTATTTGGAATACGCCCATATTTTTTTGCCAGAGAGCCAGCTTGACCCTGTTAATATTCAAAAATATTTTAGGACGACTGAAATAGCTTGA
- a CDS encoding GFA family protein, with product MKGTCLCGAIEVAAPQHNEVSFCHCDMCRKWSSGPLHAVHCGSGVRFNGAEPKRYQSSEWAVRGFCGECGTNIYYHLLATDEYILSAGLFNEPDFKLSLEIFTDEKPAYYDLQPHSKKMTAQEVFAQYAPEK from the coding sequence ATGAAAGGAACCTGTTTATGCGGCGCTATTGAAGTGGCTGCACCTCAGCACAATGAAGTGAGTTTTTGTCATTGTGATATGTGCCGAAAGTGGTCTAGTGGTCCTCTACATGCGGTGCATTGCGGATCTGGAGTAAGATTCAATGGTGCTGAACCGAAGCGTTATCAGTCTTCGGAGTGGGCTGTACGAGGTTTTTGTGGGGAATGCGGTACGAATATCTATTACCACTTATTGGCAACGGATGAATACATTCTTTCTGCGGGATTATTTAATGAGCCAGATTTTAAGTTAAGCTTAGAAATATTCACCGATGAGAAGCCCGCATACTATGACCTGCAGCCACATAGCAAGAAAATGACAGCTCAAGAAGTTTTTGCGCAGTACGCGCCTGAAAAGTAG